The proteins below come from a single Candidozyma auris chromosome 3, complete sequence genomic window:
- the PEX14 gene encoding Pex14p — translation MNEDLINSAVSFLKDPNVASSPLNKKVEFLETKGLNEQEIEEALNRANGTSTSQSNASTPSSSSTLTPSASQPQAPPPVPYDYYGMAPQPPERSWKDYFIMATATAGVTYGLYQVVSRYLIPSIIPPSQSRIDADKETIDEEFMKIDKVLEQMSEEQKEIKEANESKLKEIDVVIDNINDFLSKYNKDKLKFDDDLRLMKLEVDSLKNSVEKNMKLTKDNIQDELGEITEELGSLKNLIKARSEANSTSEHSGPRKVAPVSSIPSASEILKRAKAKSATNANSAATATANTSNTASQPGSGETSSVTSPGQTNAQIKETRPSTPGNIFAAGIPEWQLKHKQAEEEAERKRQEEARGKQEEAKQAEIESESKDESSPSAWQQSALKEGNDDDLVNKSIENVGVPAWQLSAGN, via the coding sequence ATGAATGAGGATTTGATAAACAGCGCTGTCAGCTTCCTCAAGGATCCCAATGTGGCGCTGTCGCCactcaacaaaaaagtcGAGTTCTTGGAAACTAAGGGGCTCAACGAGCAAgaaatcgaagaagctctcaACAGAGCCAACGGGACGTCCACTTCACAGTCAAACGCCTCcactccttcttcttcctcgaccCTCACGCCATCAGCGTCACAGCCACAAGCACCTCCCCCAGTTCCATATGATTATTACGGAATGGCTCCGCAGCCCCCCGAGAGGTCATGGAAAGATTACTTTATCATGGCCACGGCCACAGCAGGCGTAACTTACGGCTTGTACCAGGTGGTGTCACGTTACTTGATCCCTAGCATTATCCCGCCATCGCAGAGCAGAATCGACGCAGATAAGGAGACGATTGACGAGGAGTTTATGAAGATCGATAAAGTGCTTGAGCAGATGAGTGAGGAGCAGAAGGAGATTAAAGAAGCGAACGAAAGTAAGCTCAAGGAGATTGACGTGGTGATTGACAATATAAACGACTTCTTATCGAAGtacaacaaggacaagttgaagtttGACGACGACTTGCGGTTAATGAAGCTAGAGGTGGACAGCTTGAAGAATAGcgtggagaagaatatGAAGTTGACGAAGGACAATATCCAGGATGAGCTTGGAGAGATTACAGAGGAATTGGGTtcgttgaaaaatttgattAAGGCCCGTAGCGAAGCCAACAGCACCTCGGAGCACAGTGGGCCCCGCAAAGTGGCGCCAGTTTCATCGATCCCATCAGCGTCTGAAATCTTGAAAAGAGCCAAGGCCAAGAGCGCAACAAATGCTAACTCTGCAGCCACCGCCACCGCAAACACGAGCAACACAGCATCCCAGCCAGGTAGCGGCGAGACCAGCAGTGTGACTTCGCCAGGTCAAACCAATGCTCAGATCAAAGAGACTAGACCGTCAACACCAGGAAACATTTTCGCAGCGGGTATACCCGAATGGCAGCTCAAGCACAAGCaagctgaggaagaggctgaaagaaaaagacagGAAGAGGCAAGAGggaaacaagaagaggcTAAACAGGCAGAGATCGAGAGCGAGAGTAAAGACGAACTGCTGCCTTCAGCGTGGCAGCAGCTGGCGTTGAAGGAGGGTAACGACGACgatttggtgaacaagTCGATCGAGAACGTTGGAGTGCCAGCGTGGCAGTTGAGTGCCGGGAACTAG